In Sphingobacteriaceae bacterium, the following proteins share a genomic window:
- a CDS encoding orotate phosphoribosyltransferase translates to MTSFDDAEYKVAEFLLQIKAVKLQPENPFTWASGLKSPIYCDNRKTLSYPKIRTYIRQHFVETINEHFAKPDVIAGVATGGIAIGALVAQEMGLPFVYVRSEAKKHGLTNMIEGEIEKGQSVVVVEDLISTGGSSLKAVEALREKGCDVKGMVAIFTYGFDEAVQNFKKAKCRIETLTNYTTLINAALQKEYIDEKDIKSLKEWRANPAKWSESIAK, encoded by the coding sequence ATGACTTCGTTTGATGATGCCGAGTATAAAGTTGCTGAATTTTTATTACAAATAAAAGCTGTAAAACTTCAGCCTGAAAATCCTTTTACATGGGCAAGTGGATTAAAATCACCAATTTATTGTGATAACAGGAAAACCTTATCCTATCCGAAAATAAGGACGTATATCCGCCAGCATTTTGTGGAAACTATTAATGAGCATTTTGCCAAACCTGATGTGATAGCTGGTGTAGCCACCGGCGGCATCGCCATTGGAGCACTCGTAGCGCAGGAAATGGGATTGCCGTTTGTATATGTGAGAAGCGAAGCTAAAAAGCACGGTCTCACTAACATGATTGAGGGCGAAATTGAAAAAGGCCAGTCTGTTGTAGTAGTAGAAGATCTTATCAGTACAGGAGGAAGCAGCTTAAAGGCTGTGGAAGCTCTTCGCGAGAAAGGGTGCGATGTAAAGGGTATGGTAGCCATTTTTACTTATGGTTTTGATGAAGCTGTTCAGAATTTCAAGAAAGCCAAGTGCAGAATAGAAACACTTACCAATTATACCACTCTCATAAATGCAGCTCTTCAAAAGGAGTACATTGATGAAAAAGATATCAAGAGTTTGAAAGAATGGCGTGCTAATCCGGCCAAATGGAGCGAAAGCATTGCAAAATAA